One segment of Candidatus Glassbacteria bacterium DNA contains the following:
- a CDS encoding UDP-N-acetylmuramoyl-L-alanyl-D-glutamate--2,6-diaminopimelate ligase, which translates to MRLTSILGAIGASCAETDIRRTEMTGLTADSREAGQGDLFFAVEGASADGHDYLEQAQKKGAVAAVVSRNVDGCSLPQILVPDTREALALAACEFYNHPSESFPLIGITGTNGKTTVAWLVHQLMQRRGICCGLLGTIYNVIAPDDAQKAGLTTAMPHQVQRMLAQMRDRGNRAAVMEVSSHALDQKRTMGTRYQVAVFTNLTPDHLDYHTDMDSYFDAKTILFKEMSKTGRSVVGLDDPWGEKLAGMIDGPLISFGRRKDCDIRITGWKPLENSSEIELEVFGRKVTAEVGLLGGFNAQNIAAACGVAVAMGISADFLEENIPALTPVPGRMEPVLAGQNFNVLVDYAHTPDALDKALDAAREHTTGKLVSIVGCGGDRMKEKRAPMGKISLSKADFTVVTSDNPRSENPKVIIEQILEGVSQGGGREGENYIVEPDRRKAIHAALEMMADGDTLLIAGKGHEDYQILPTGTIHFDDREVAREKLGELGFK; encoded by the coding sequence ATGAGACTGACCTCGATCCTGGGGGCGATCGGAGCCTCCTGCGCCGAGACGGACATACGGCGGACGGAAATGACCGGCTTGACTGCCGACAGCCGCGAGGCCGGGCAGGGAGATTTGTTCTTCGCAGTCGAGGGAGCATCGGCCGACGGGCACGACTACCTGGAGCAGGCGCAGAAGAAAGGGGCCGTGGCGGCAGTGGTTTCCCGCAATGTGGACGGTTGCAGCCTGCCGCAGATTCTGGTGCCGGATACCCGTGAGGCGTTGGCGCTGGCTGCCTGCGAATTTTACAACCACCCGTCGGAATCATTTCCGCTGATCGGGATCACGGGCACCAACGGTAAGACTACAGTAGCCTGGCTGGTACACCAGCTTATGCAGCGGCGGGGAATCTGCTGCGGGCTGCTGGGTACGATATACAATGTTATCGCTCCCGACGACGCTCAGAAGGCCGGCCTGACTACCGCCATGCCGCACCAGGTCCAGCGGATGCTGGCCCAGATGAGGGACAGGGGAAACCGCGCGGCGGTCATGGAGGTCAGTTCCCACGCGCTCGATCAGAAACGCACGATGGGAACCCGCTACCAGGTGGCCGTGTTCACCAACCTCACTCCCGACCATCTTGACTATCATACGGACATGGACAGTTATTTTGATGCAAAAACTATCTTGTTCAAAGAAATGAGCAAAACCGGCCGCTCGGTGGTTGGATTAGATGATCCCTGGGGAGAGAAACTGGCGGGTATGATCGATGGTCCGCTGATCAGTTTCGGCAGGCGCAAGGACTGTGACATCAGAATTACCGGGTGGAAACCGCTGGAAAACAGTTCGGAGATAGAGTTGGAGGTGTTCGGCAGGAAAGTGACCGCCGAAGTCGGCCTGCTGGGCGGATTCAACGCGCAGAATATCGCCGCGGCCTGCGGGGTGGCGGTGGCGATGGGGATAAGTGCTGATTTTCTGGAAGAGAATATCCCTGCGCTGACACCCGTACCCGGCCGCATGGAACCGGTGCTGGCGGGCCAGAATTTCAACGTGCTGGTCGACTACGCCCACACTCCCGATGCGCTGGATAAGGCGCTGGATGCCGCGCGGGAGCATACAACCGGCAAACTGGTAAGTATTGTTGGTTGCGGCGGGGACAGGATGAAGGAGAAACGAGCTCCGATGGGGAAAATCTCGCTGAGCAAGGCGGATTTTACGGTGGTCACTTCGGATAACCCACGCAGCGAGAACCCGAAAGTGATTATCGAACAGATACTGGAGGGAGTCAGTCAGGGAGGAGGCAGGGAGGGCGAGAATTACATAGTAGAACCGGACCGTCGCAAAGCGATCCATGCCGCATTGGAAATGATGGCTGACGGGGACACGCTGCTGATCGCGGGCAAGGGTCACGAGGACTATCAGATCCTGCCGACCGGCACGATCCATTTCGATGACCGAGAGGTGGCGCGGGAAAAGCTGGGAGAACTCGGATTCAAATAA
- a CDS encoding alpha/beta hydrolase: MRLGISLAILFLAATAHLSAEFPADRWQESNDRVEVIQPVVYGTGGGRELRMALYVPKRGRGPFPAVVFVHGGGWQGGSAIHFSRQSMILAEAGYTCACIEYRLSGEAPFPAQIEDVKCAVRFLRANAAQYLVDKKRIAVAGGSAGGHLALLAGSSGGVAELEGSGGWQEQSSAVQAAGGFNPATKIEHKGKGSVRKLIGGEYQENPAAYRAAEPETYLDPDDPPVIVMHGTADRIVPYGEAAFYVSKLRSLGITAELYTDFDVDHAWFNEPPYMEQTVNALRMFLDNHLK, encoded by the coding sequence ATGCGCCTTGGCATTTCTCTTGCGATACTTTTCCTGGCTGCAACCGCGCACCTGTCCGCCGAGTTCCCTGCCGACCGCTGGCAGGAAAGCAATGACCGCGTGGAAGTGATCCAGCCGGTAGTTTACGGAACCGGAGGCGGACGTGAACTGCGGATGGCTCTCTATGTCCCGAAGCGTGGACGCGGCCCGTTTCCCGCAGTCGTTTTCGTCCACGGCGGCGGCTGGCAGGGCGGCAGCGCGATCCATTTCAGCCGCCAGTCGATGATTCTCGCCGAGGCCGGTTATACCTGCGCCTGTATCGAGTACCGCCTCAGCGGCGAAGCTCCTTTCCCGGCCCAGATCGAGGATGTCAAGTGCGCGGTCCGTTTCCTGCGGGCCAATGCCGCTCAATACTTGGTCGATAAGAAAAGGATCGCTGTCGCCGGCGGCTCGGCAGGCGGACACCTGGCCCTGCTGGCTGGATCAAGCGGAGGTGTGGCCGAACTCGAGGGCTCCGGCGGCTGGCAGGAACAGTCCAGCGCTGTCCAGGCTGCGGGTGGGTTCAATCCCGCAACCAAGATCGAGCACAAGGGCAAAGGCTCCGTGCGCAAATTGATCGGCGGCGAGTATCAGGAAAATCCCGCAGCCTACCGCGCGGCCGAGCCGGAAACTTATCTGGACCCCGACGATCCGCCGGTAATCGTGATGCACGGTACCGCCGACCGGATTGTGCCCTATGGCGAGGCTGCTTTCTATGTCAGCAAACTGCGCTCGCTGGGTATCACGGCGGAACTCTACACCGATTTCGACGTGGACCACGCCTGGTTTAACGAGCCGCCTTATATGGAACAGACAGTCAACGCATTGCGAATGTTTTTGGACAATCACTTAAAGTAA